One region of Babylonia areolata isolate BAREFJ2019XMU chromosome 29, ASM4173473v1, whole genome shotgun sequence genomic DNA includes:
- the LOC143302169 gene encoding serine/arginine-rich splicing factor 1-like, translating to MARRDSRVYVGNLPPDIRTRDIEDLFYRYGKIIFVDLKNKKGPPFAFVEFEDPRDAEDAVRQRDGYNYDGYTLRVEFPHGSGMGRGRGRGVRGGPPSRRSENRVLVSGLPPTGSWQDLKDHMREAGDVCYADVFKDGTGVVEFLRYDDMKYAVRKLDDTKFRSHEGDVSYIRVKEDSRGRSRSRSRSPSQKRSRGSPRYSPMRSRSRSYSRSRSPY from the exons ATGGCACGCCGAGACAGCAGAGTTTACGTCGGCAATTTGCCACCTGATATCAGAACAAGAGATATTGAAGATTTGTTCTACAGATATGGAAAAATAATCTTTGTCGACTTGAAAAACAAGAAAGGACCTCCATTTGCATTTGTCGAATTCGAAGACCCAAG AGATGCAGAGGATGCAGTGCGACAGCGTGATGGCTACAACTACGATGGCTACACTTTGCGTGTTGAGTTCCCACATGGCAGTGGCATGGGTCGAGGGAGAGGTCGGGGTGTGCGAGGAGGCCCTCCTTCTCGGAGATCGGAAAACAGAGTTCTTGTGTCAG GCCTCCCACCAACAGGCAGCTGGCAAGACCTGAAAGATCACATGAGAGAGGCTGGTGATGTCTGTTATGCTGACGTGTTCAAGGATGGCACAGGAGTTGTGGAATTTCTGCGCTATGATGACATGAAGTATGCTGTCAGAAAGCTTGACGACACCAAATTCCGCTCGCATGAG GGTGATGTTTCCTACATTCGTGTGAAAGAAGACTCCAGAGGAAGATCCAGGTCCCGCAGTCGCAGCCCTTCCCAAAAACGCTCAAGGGGTAGTCCCAGATACTCTCCAATGCGTTCCAGATCACGTTCTTATTCTCGCTCACGCTCACCTTACTGA